TTGAACCCACGCCATCTGAACCCTATGCCGCTCATGGAATGGGAAATCAAAACGATTGGATTATTTCACCAGCCTTGGACCTTTCCAGTGATTATGTCACCCTTAAATGGTTTGACAAGGTGGAAAGTGAAACCCGGATAAACTCATACAAGGTTTTGGTTTCTACGACTACCCCAGATATCGGTTCTTTTACCCATGAGCTGGCAGATATTATTTGTAACAACACCGAGTGGACTCAGCACGCTCTTTCGCTGGGAGATTTCTTCGGTCAAACGATTTACGTGGCATTTTTTCAATATTTTTCAGGCGCAGAGAACTGGGGATTCGGTATCGATGATTTTGAACTGGAACCTTTCCAAACCTGCCCCTTGCCTGTTGACCTTTCTGCTTCCGCCACTACCTATGAAAGCGCCCTCTTGGGCTGGTCTTCACAGGGAGCTGCGGTGTCCTGGAACCTGGAGTGGGGTCCGGGCAGCTTCTCACAGGGGAATGGCACCCTCATCACAGGGATTCCAACAAATGCCTATCTTCTTGAAGGTCTTGATGGAGAAACACTTTATTCATTCTATGTTCAGGCGGTTTGCGGAGAGGGTTTCTCCAGCCCATGGGCAGGCCCCTTTAGCTTTACTACTGAGCCGGAGCCTCCAGAAGTGGTTTGCCCGGGAGACCTCACAATTTGCGAGGCTGCTGATGCTTTTCTGCTTACCGGTGCTACCCCATTAGGGGGTTCCTACGAAGGACAAGGGGTTGTGGAAGGTATGTTTAATCCAACAACGGCTGGTGCAGGTGAACATATCATCACCTATACCTACCAGGGGATTAGCTGCGAGTTTACCGTTACCGTGACTCCCGCAGTTACGGTCAGCGTGAGTATTTCTGCCAATCAAACGGATGTTTGCGAAGGCAGCCCGGTAACTTTCACGGCCAGCCCGGTCAATGGTGGAACATCACCCGTTTTCCAGTGGAAATTAAATGGCCAGGATGCTGGAAATAACAGTCCGCAGTTTGCCTTTGTTCCTTCCAACAATGACCAGGTATGGGTTATTTTGACTTCAAGTGAATCCTGTGCTTTTGGTAGTCCTGCCACTTCAAATATTCTTACCATTGGCGTCCATCCTTATCCAAGCGTTTCCTGGGAATGGGGGGTTGAAACCATTGCCATCACGGATGCACCGGTAGCCCTGTCAGGAGGACTGCCTTCAGGAGGCATTTATTCGGGCCCTGGGGTCTCTTCCGGATTCTTTAATCCTGCTGTTGCGGGTTTGGGAACCCATACCCTGACTTATACCTATACCTCACCTTATGGCTGTGCTGGTTCTGCTGCTACAGAGGTTGAAGTGACCGGAGAGCCCCCTGTTTGTGTTATCCCAACCGGTTTGAGTGCAGAAGATATCACCCAGGTTTCTGCCACTTTGCTGTGGACTCCCGGAGGAGATGAAACCGAATGGAACCTCCAATGGGCTGAGGGTTCCTTTTCCCCGGGAGGGGGTACCCTCGTTTCAGGTCTGACCAATAATACTTTTCCATTAAGCGGTCTTAATGCAGCAACCCAATATTCCTATTATGTTCAGGCTGTTTGCGGGGAGGCTAATGTGAGTGCCTGGGCAGGTCCATATGGTTTCTCTACGGAACCTGAGCCCCCGGAAGTGATTTGCCCGGGAGATATGGAAGTTTGTGAGGCAGCTGCACTTTTCGCTCTGACCGGAGCCACTCCTCCGGGAGGGGTTTACGCAGGCCCGGGCGTTTCTGCAGGATCTTTTGACCCTGCCACCGCTGGGCCGGGAAGTCATTTGATTACCTACACCTACCAGGAGGTTTCCTGCGAATTTTACATAACGGTGATCGAAGCACTGCAGGTGAGTGTAGCCATTTCTTCCGACCAAACGGAGGTCTGCGATGGGACATCCGTGACTTTTACTTCGGTGCCTGTCAATGCAGGGGATTCGCCTGCTTTCCAGTGGAAAGTGAATGGGGAGAATTCGGGAAGCAATAATCCTGAGTTTTCTTATGTCCCCCAAGACGGTGACGAAGTACTTGTTATTTTAACTTCCAGTGAAAGCTGCACATTGGGAAACCCCGCCACCAGCAATACCATTGCAATGACGGTGAATGAAATACCTTTGGTGACCTGGGATTGGGAATATGAAACGGTTTGCCTGCAAGTACCCTCTCTTCCTCTGACAGGGGGCGATCCTCCCGGGGGAGTGTACAGCGGACCCGGAGTAGAGGGTGATTTGTTCTTGCCCCAAACAGCCGGAGTCGGCACGCACACCCTGACCTATTCCTATACCACCCCCGAAGGCTGTTCGGCAAGTGCAACCAAAGAAATTCTGGTAGATGCTTGCACCGGTCTCACAGAACACCAGGTCCAGGAAGGCATTCTGGTTTATCCCAACCCCGTCTCTTCAACACTGACGCTGAAGGTTATTGATTCCAAACTGGCTTTGACCCGTTTTCTGATGATTGACCTGAGCGGAAAAGAAGTGGTTTCCATTGAACTGAGTCCTTCTGAAACCCTTCGAGTTATTGATGTAAGCCATTTACCCCAGGGAATCTATTTTTTCCAGCTTATCGAAAAGCAAAGTGTTTATTCGGGACGCATTGTGGTGATTGATTAAAGTTGAATTATGCTTAGCTTTGAAATAAAAAAGGAGTTTTATGCTATATAAAGCGAATCCAGCCCGCTACGAGGGCATGCAATACAACCGCACAGGCCGCAGCGGTCTCCTGCTCCCGGCCATTTCCCTTGGCTTATGGCATAATTTCGGAGGCGTTGACCTCTATGAAAATGGCCGCCAGATCATTCACCGCGCCTTCGATGCCGGCATTACCCACTTCGACCTGGCCAACAACTATGGCCCACCGCCCGGCAGTGCCGAAGAAAACTTTGGCCGGATGCTGGCTACCGATCTAAGGGCTTATCGCGATGAACTGATCATCTCTACCAAGGCTGGCTACCTGATGTGGCCCGGACCTTACGGCGAATGGGGCTCGCGCAAATACCTCCTCAGCAGCCTCGATCAGAGCCTCAAGCGGATGAAGCTTAAATACGTTGACATCTTTTACTCCCATCGCCCTGATCCCGACACTCCCCTCGAAGAAACCATGATGGCCCTTGATCAGGCGGTTAGACAGGGTAAAGCCTTGTATGCCGGCATTTCCAGTTATTCTGCTGAGCAAACGGCCCAAGCCGCTGAGATCCTTCGCCAGTTGGGAACACCCTGCCTGATTCACCAGCCCCGCTATTCCATGCTCGATCGTTGGGTGGAGGACGGATTGCTCGATACCCTTGAACAATATGGCATTGGCTGCATTGTCTTTTCGCCCCTGGCCCAGGGATTGCTTACCGACCGCTACCTGAAGGGAATTCCAGCTGATTCGCGTGCCGGAAGGCCTACCGGTTTTCTTAGCCCTGAACAAATCACTGAAGACAAAATGATGGTGATTAGAGCGCTCAATGATATTGCCCATAATAGGGGACAATCCCTGGCCCAGATGGCTATTGCCTGGCTGCTGAAAGACAAACGGGTCACCTCGGTACTCATTGGCGCCAGCAGCGTTGACCAGCTCAATCAAAACCTCGAAGCCCTCAATAACCCCTACTTCGATGAATTTGAACTCAGGCAAATCAATGAAACGCTTGCAAATTTTTAATTAAAGATTTGAAATCTGAAGTTTTGGGTTGAGGGTTCAAGGTTCCTGGTTTCAGGTTTCTGGCGTCCGAATTAGCCAGGTAATCTGCTCATCCTTCAATCCTCTTTTCTTCAGATTAGCCTGCAATTATTTTGCATTATTCTGTATCAATCAATGTATCTCCACGAATCCAAATTATCCAGGGGATAGATTGGCCGCGGAACATGCTCATAATGGAGTGAGGTAACATCGGTACTGCTCAGTCCCGGGCTCATTACGTTCACCGTTTTTCGGTTATACAGGATATACCGGTAACGGAATGGGAACAGGTTTTTGACCACTACAATATCGGCTTTCCAAAGCGAAAGGCCCAGGTCCTTGTAGTCGGCCGTGTAGCGCGAGGCAATGGGCAGTTCAGCCAACACCATATGGATGCCATCATGCTTGATGATCAGGGTTTTCCCATAGCTGGTCTCTTCCTTGAAGATGATCTCACCACTGTATTGCAGGGGTTGATTGTAGACCGTGTCGATCTTTCCCCCGACGGTGAGGCTCACCTGATCACCTATGTTATAGTTCCAGGCTTCCCTGGCGGCCTCTTCATCGCGCATAGTGATGTATGAGGTCAGTTCGGGGCCTTTCTCTATCAGGGTTTTCAGAATCCAGGTGCTTTCCCCAGGGGTTCCAGTGCCTACTGCATCCGAAACATCGCAAAATACCAGTGTGCCAAGGCGGCGGGCAAAACCTTTCCTTCGTGCGATTTCAACGGCTTCCTCAGGGGAATTGCCTTCAGGCTGGGGGACATCTCTTACGGCCCAGGCCATATCGGCCAGCTCATCGGCCTTTTCCTGCGCCAGCTCAGGTTTGCCATCGGCAATGGCAAGGGTGGTATAACCCAGTTCAGGCCCATCGATCCAGATATGCACCGGGAAAAAGGAAACTGATAATACCCCGTCATCCTTTTCCATCTTTTTCATCTGACGGAAGATCTTGCGGAAAGGAGAGAGGAAATCAATGTTGATTCCGCCGCCTTTCAGCAAGCGCATCTTGTTCATTACCATCACGGGTTCAATTTCCCCGCGCATGGTGCGAATCAGCAATTCCCCACTTTTGAAGCCGGTTTTGCTGTGGTCACGATGAGGGTTAGTCTTATACCCAACAATGATATCTGCGCAATCGACCCTGCGTTGGGTCACGTTGGCATGAAGATCGAAACTGACAGCAATGGGCACAGCTGGTCCAACAAGTTCCCTTACAGCCTCGATGATGTCTCCTTCCGGGTCGTGCATTCCCTGCACCCCCATGGCCCCGTGCAACGAGAGGTAAACGCCATCCACCCTCGGTTGACCTGCAATACCTTCGAGGAGGATGGTTTTGATATGCTGATAAAACACACTATCTACTGGGCCACCTGACATTGATTTGGCGTGCACCAGTGGGATGGCCTCAATACTTTCCTTGCCCAGCTTTCTAACCGCCTTCAGGAAGCCTGACAGCTGCTTTTTCTCTGCGATGCCTGATGCCCTGGCATCTTCACCATAAAACAGGTGATCGGCCCTGAAATCGCGCTCCTTAGTGATCACCGGTGAAAAGCTATTTACCTCGTGCATAAACTCGGCATAAACAATCGTCAGGGTCTCCTTTGAACCTGCTGCGGGCTTTTCGTTTTCACATCCGGTAAGGAGGGATGCCAGCAATAAACCTGAGAAAAGGAATCCGGAAGATAGTATTGAGAATCGTTTCATGGAATTTCTTTTTTGCAAAGATATTTTTTCAGTAAATATTTTCACCCGAAAAAGACAATAAAAATAGAGCCTCGATTTTTCAATACCAGCTTCAGGGCTGTCCTTCCGGTAAAATTTAAGTTTTTGTTTTGAAAGAAATCGGAGTAAAAAGGGTCGGGTCATCGTCATAGTTAATACGGAGTTTATTCGGTTTAAACCGAATAAACTCCGTATTAACTCCGTATTAACTATTATTGTGGTATTATAATTCACTGATAATAAATAAGATAAAATCAGTGAGAATTCTGCCTGCCAGGAGGATTTTGGGAGTGAGGCGGAAAGCCAGGGCAAAAAAATTGCGGGCATACAACCCGTGGTTATATGCCCGCAAATGAATCGGGTAGAAGCGCTTTGATTAATATTCAAGCGCCCTTGGCAGTTCTTTAGCCTGGGCAACCCAGTCTTCAACTTCTTTCAGGGCAGGGGTGCGGCGAACCAGTTTTTTCTCCAGGTTCACTTCTTCCATTTTTTTAGTAAGATTCTCGGCATTGCGCTGGCCCAGTTCGGGAACGGTATCCACGCCGGCAGCTTCCAGCAGTTCAGCAAACTCAGAGCCAATGCCCTTGATGCGATATAGGTCAACCATATTGGCAAACTTCAGTACTTTTTCTTCGCTAATGCCGGTTTTTTCGGCCAGTTCCTTTCGCTGTTTCTTCGTTTTGGCATGTTCCAGCAGACCATCGGTGTTGTTAACGCCTGCTGCGCGGAATTTCTCACCCAATGCTGGGCCTACGCCTTCTAAATCTTCAATTTTGTAATTAGCCATAATCGTAAGTTTTTTAATTAATTAAGTGAACGATAAAAGGTTCAGTTAAAGTTTTAAATGATTGCGAAGGATAAATTTAATGAAATTCTCTTTAAATAGAAAAAATTTCTGAAAGAACACGGGTTTTTTCAACAATTTCATTTTTCTGATCCGCATTTCCGAACCGATGAATTGTACTGGATTTTACAGGTTCTTGTTTCCCCAAAGGGGTGTTTTTATTTCCTATGAATTTGCTAAAAACCACCCGAAAGAAGAGCGGTTGACAGGGGTTAAAATTCGGACTGCGAGGGATAATAATTTTAATCCGGGACTTTAATGGTGTTAAATGTTTGTTTAGTTGCTGGTAATATTTCTTACCTTTGGGGCTTTCAAAAAATCTGATGTTATGTATTCTTTGCTGGAAGGGATTGATAATATCAGGCTGAACTTTAGCGAGGGCAGCCTGCTGTTTATGAATATAACCCTGGCCGCCATTATGTTTGGCGTGGCCCTTGAAATCAAAATTCAAAACTTCAGGGATATCCTTAAGTACCCCAAATCGTTCATGTTGGGGGTGGGTTCACAGTTTGTGGTTTTGCCGGCACTGACTTTTCTGCTGGTGATCCTGCTGAACCCGCCGCCATCGGTGGCCATGGGTATGATCCTGATCGCTGCCTGTCCCGGGGGGAATATTTCCAATTTTATTTCTTCGCTGTCGAAAGCCAATATAGCCCTTTCCGTGAGCCTTACAGCCTCAGCCACCCTTTCGGCCACCCTTATGACCCCCCTGAACTTTGCCTTGTGGGGAGGGATGTATGTGCAATATTCAGCAAGGGCCATGCACCTGAATATTCCTATTGAAATTGACTTCGTGCAAATGGCCCAAACGGTTTTTATCCTGCTTGGGGTTCCCCTTCTATTGGGGATGTATGTGGGGAATCGCTTCCCGCAGTTTACCAAAAAATATCTGAAACCCATCAAGATCGGCTCTGTGATACTGTACCTGAGCTTTATTTTTGGCGCCTTGTACGCAAACCTGGAACATTTTGCCGGGAGCATCCTGCCCATTGGCATTTTGGTGTTGCTTTTAAATGTCGTGACTCTTTCCAGCGGTTTTCTTGTTGGGACCATTGCCAGGGTCCCGCGGGCTGACAGGAGGACCCTGAGCATTGAGACCGGGATTCAAAACTCGGGCCTTGCCCTGATCCTGATCTTTAATCCCAAATTGTTTGATGCCAATGGTGGCATGGCCTTTATGGCAGCCTGGTGGGGTATCTGGCAAATGGTCAGTGGATTGTTATTGGCCGCTTTGCTCTCGAGAATAAAAATGCCGGTAGCACAGGAGGCTAAGGTGCCCGTAAGGAATGAAAAATAGGTTCCTTATTCATTTTAAATCCTTACCGGGATCCCTTTCTTTTTCAGAAAAGCTTTAATTTCGGCAATACTAAGCACCCCATAATGGAATATCCCTGCAGCCAGGGCAGCATCCGCTTTTCCGGTGGTGAATGCCTCTTCAAAGTGCCCGGGATTGCCTGCGCCACCTGAAGCAATGACGGGAATGTTAATTTTTTCTGAGACTTCCCGGGTAATTTCCAGGGCGAACCCCTGGCGTGTTCCATCAGAAGTAAAGGAAGTCAGAAGAATCTCGCCTGCACCTCTTTCATAGCATGTTTTGGCCCAGGGAACTGCCAATAGCCCGGTGGAGCGGGTGCCGGCATGACTAACAACCTCCCAGCCCTTTTCAGTGAGTTGGGTATCAATAGCAACTACAACGCATTGTGAACCAAACCTTTTGGCAAGTTCTGAAATAAGGCCATGATTAACAATGGCCGAAGTATTTATGGAAACTTTATCGGCCCCGGATGCCAGCAAAGTTTCAACCTGCTGTGGGGTATTGATACCTCCCCCCACAGTAAAGGGAATGCTTATGGCCTTTGCCACTTCCTTCACCACCTTAACAAATGTTTCGCGACCTTCCAGTGTAGCAGTAATGTCAAGGAGGGTGAGTTCGTCGGCCCCCTCTGCTGAATATATTCTTGAAAGTTCAACCGGGTCACCGGCATCCTGCAAATTTTGGAAATTTACACCTTTAACGGTGCGGCCATTCTTAATGTCAAGACAGGGGATAATACGTTTGGTGAGCATTGTTAATTTGTTTGGGGTTTAAAGTAGGAGCTCAAGGTGCAAGGGGAATATTCCCATCACTAAACATTGATTTACAATATGTTATGATGAAAATTTGATATTTCCTTCGTAAATGGCCTTACCCACAATGGCACCGCAGCAGCCTATCAGGTCGAGCTTTATTAGTTGTTCCTGTTCGGATACGCCTCCACTGGCGTTGAGCTTTATGCCGGGAAAGCGGTCAAGCAACTCTTTGTAAAGCTGGTATGATGGTTCTCCAAGGGTGCCATCGCGGTCGATGTCGGTGACAGTAAAGTATTGAAAACCTGATTTTAGCAGTTTTTCAATCACAGAAAATATTTCCAGTCCGGAGTCTTCTTGCCAGCCAGATATTTTTACCTTATTTTCAAGCACATCCACCGAGGCAATGAGGCTTTCAGCACCATAACGGGCGATCCACTCAGGGGCTTGTTCCATCTTTTTAATCAACAGGGTTCCCAGGTTTACTTGTTTTGCCCCCCGGTCTAATATTTCCCTGATATGCTGCTCTGAGCGAATTCCTCCACCAAAATCAACCTTAAGGTTTGTGCCCTGGCATATCTTTTCAAGCACACCCGAGTGCA
The sequence above is a segment of the Bacteroides sp. genome. Coding sequences within it:
- a CDS encoding choice-of-anchor J domain-containing protein, yielding MKKRLLFFVSFAWPVIALVANERPLGERPGLPKALTNVSVTTSTDYVAGQNNLIAFTLSFSSPDFEYADGFEISFPNGVVPTQAGTSTVIGDIESEISLNIPVSGQTISWGTIPGGSQFGDLFPGSYQFSVNVNVEPDFAGSIIASYTLHGDTYGSQPHIVSGDVIILAQNAPRLPSNPIPANYQTNVSLDGTLSWDFGNNTQTYDLWFGPEGNMIKVVSGASAGVSGSYTYSGLNQNTIYQWQVMAFNASKAFTNGPVWSFITASGPVSQFPYLQNFDGTWIGDPAAPESWTVINGDGDDFTWTQANTYIEPTPSEPYAAHGMGNQNDWIISPALDLSSDYVTLKWFDKVESETRINSYKVLVSTTTPDIGSFTHELADIICNNTEWTQHALSLGDFFGQTIYVAFFQYFSGAENWGFGIDDFELEPFQTCPLPVDLSASATTYESALLGWSSQGAAVSWNLEWGPGSFSQGNGTLITGIPTNAYLLEGLDGETLYSFYVQAVCGEGFSSPWAGPFSFTTEPEPPEVVCPGDLTICEAADAFLLTGATPLGGSYEGQGVVEGMFNPTTAGAGEHIITYTYQGISCEFTVTVTPAVTVSVSISANQTDVCEGSPVTFTASPVNGGTSPVFQWKLNGQDAGNNSPQFAFVPSNNDQVWVILTSSESCAFGSPATSNILTIGVHPYPSVSWEWGVETIAITDAPVALSGGLPSGGIYSGPGVSSGFFNPAVAGLGTHTLTYTYTSPYGCAGSAATEVEVTGEPPVCVIPTGLSAEDITQVSATLLWTPGGDETEWNLQWAEGSFSPGGGTLVSGLTNNTFPLSGLNAATQYSYYVQAVCGEANVSAWAGPYGFSTEPEPPEVICPGDMEVCEAAALFALTGATPPGGVYAGPGVSAGSFDPATAGPGSHLITYTYQEVSCEFYITVIEALQVSVAISSDQTEVCDGTSVTFTSVPVNAGDSPAFQWKVNGENSGSNNPEFSYVPQDGDEVLVILTSSESCTLGNPATSNTIAMTVNEIPLVTWDWEYETVCLQVPSLPLTGGDPPGGVYSGPGVEGDLFLPQTAGVGTHTLTYSYTTPEGCSASATKEILVDACTGLTEHQVQEGILVYPNPVSSTLTLKVIDSKLALTRFLMIDLSGKEVVSIELSPSETLRVIDVSHLPQGIYFFQLIEKQSVYSGRIVVID
- a CDS encoding DUF4332 domain-containing protein; its protein translation is MANYKIEDLEGVGPALGEKFRAAGVNNTDGLLEHAKTKKQRKELAEKTGISEEKVLKFANMVDLYRIKGIGSEFAELLEAAGVDTVPELGQRNAENLTKKMEEVNLEKKLVRRTPALKEVEDWVAQAKELPRALEY
- a CDS encoding bile acid:sodium symporter family protein is translated as MYSLLEGIDNIRLNFSEGSLLFMNITLAAIMFGVALEIKIQNFRDILKYPKSFMLGVGSQFVVLPALTFLLVILLNPPPSVAMGMILIAACPGGNISNFISSLSKANIALSVSLTASATLSATLMTPLNFALWGGMYVQYSARAMHLNIPIEIDFVQMAQTVFILLGVPLLLGMYVGNRFPQFTKKYLKPIKIGSVILYLSFIFGALYANLEHFAGSILPIGILVLLLNVVTLSSGFLVGTIARVPRADRRTLSIETGIQNSGLALILIFNPKLFDANGGMAFMAAWWGIWQMVSGLLLAALLSRIKMPVAQEAKVPVRNEK
- a CDS encoding M81 family metallopeptidase codes for the protein MKRFSILSSGFLFSGLLLASLLTGCENEKPAAGSKETLTIVYAEFMHEVNSFSPVITKERDFRADHLFYGEDARASGIAEKKQLSGFLKAVRKLGKESIEAIPLVHAKSMSGGPVDSVFYQHIKTILLEGIAGQPRVDGVYLSLHGAMGVQGMHDPEGDIIEAVRELVGPAVPIAVSFDLHANVTQRRVDCADIIVGYKTNPHRDHSKTGFKSGELLIRTMRGEIEPVMVMNKMRLLKGGGINIDFLSPFRKIFRQMKKMEKDDGVLSVSFFPVHIWIDGPELGYTTLAIADGKPELAQEKADELADMAWAVRDVPQPEGNSPEEAVEIARRKGFARRLGTLVFCDVSDAVGTGTPGESTWILKTLIEKGPELTSYITMRDEEAAREAWNYNIGDQVSLTVGGKIDTVYNQPLQYSGEIIFKEETSYGKTLIIKHDGIHMVLAELPIASRYTADYKDLGLSLWKADIVVVKNLFPFRYRYILYNRKTVNVMSPGLSSTDVTSLHYEHVPRPIYPLDNLDSWRYID
- the hisA gene encoding 1-(5-phosphoribosyl)-5-[(5-phosphoribosylamino)methylideneamino]imidazole-4-carboxamide isomerase, whose protein sequence is MSIKLIPAIDLIDGQCVRLTKGDFANKKVYNSDPLKQARIFEEAGIEHLHLVDLSGAQAGKPMHSGVLEKICQGTNLKVDFGGGIRSEQHIREILDRGAKQVNLGTLLIKKMEQAPEWIARYGAESLIASVDVLENKVKISGWQEDSGLEIFSVIEKLLKSGFQYFTVTDIDRDGTLGEPSYQLYKELLDRFPGIKLNASGGVSEQEQLIKLDLIGCCGAIVGKAIYEGNIKFSS
- the mgrA gene encoding L-glyceraldehyde 3-phosphate reductase; the protein is MLYKANPARYEGMQYNRTGRSGLLLPAISLGLWHNFGGVDLYENGRQIIHRAFDAGITHFDLANNYGPPPGSAEENFGRMLATDLRAYRDELIISTKAGYLMWPGPYGEWGSRKYLLSSLDQSLKRMKLKYVDIFYSHRPDPDTPLEETMMALDQAVRQGKALYAGISSYSAEQTAQAAEILRQLGTPCLIHQPRYSMLDRWVEDGLLDTLEQYGIGCIVFSPLAQGLLTDRYLKGIPADSRAGRPTGFLSPEQITEDKMMVIRALNDIAHNRGQSLAQMAIAWLLKDKRVTSVLIGASSVDQLNQNLEALNNPYFDEFELRQINETLANF
- the hisF gene encoding imidazole glycerol phosphate synthase subunit HisF, with the protein product MLTKRIIPCLDIKNGRTVKGVNFQNLQDAGDPVELSRIYSAEGADELTLLDITATLEGRETFVKVVKEVAKAISIPFTVGGGINTPQQVETLLASGADKVSINTSAIVNHGLISELAKRFGSQCVVVAIDTQLTEKGWEVVSHAGTRSTGLLAVPWAKTCYERGAGEILLTSFTSDGTRQGFALEITREVSEKINIPVIASGGAGNPGHFEEAFTTGKADAALAAGIFHYGVLSIAEIKAFLKKKGIPVRI